A stretch of the Flavobacterium aquiphilum genome encodes the following:
- a CDS encoding terminase large subunit, with protein MNLTPQMLQSVPFQYANDVRAGKIVTGKRIKQAVERFYSWIETADQDGYYLDHNKGMKIVDFFPTFLNHTKGKLAGKPFVLEPFQAFTMYNVFGWLDKDGKRRISTVYDKRAKKNGKSAEMAGLSLFCMSFDMEMEAECYVGATKEDQAKICWRQAAQFIQSPVANRALQKMGFFVQQKKIGFKRTDSYMAPLGGDSSTQDGINAHLSIIDEYHAHKDDSVKENLESSSVQRKQPLLWHITTAGSNKGSVCKNYEDSVIEVLSGVKKDDHLWIMIHDLDESDIKGNDWQNKENWYKANPLLGHGLDIDQMEREFIKAINQPSKIPNFKTKHLNMWVDGLSAWIPAEIWQKNKVEFDNYKEVVKEKAQKFGSYAGLDLSSVADITAFDILTEPDENGDQFVLPFLFCPEENIDRRSKNDGVPYRYWVDAGYMIATPGNRVDYNYIKRYVRDNFENYNIQRVESDPWNASSLLSELIEMEIPVSELSQIMSRLNHPTKMLEKLIYDGKIKHDGNPVMEWMLAACVPIEDSKGNVMISKKESHKNKKRIDGIAALINALAGSLSPAEETNESYYNNPNNVFEC; from the coding sequence ATGAACCTAACCCCTCAAATGCTTCAATCCGTCCCTTTCCAATACGCAAACGACGTGCGTGCAGGAAAAATTGTGACCGGAAAAAGGATAAAACAAGCCGTTGAGCGTTTTTATAGTTGGATCGAAACTGCCGATCAGGATGGTTATTACCTAGACCATAATAAAGGGATGAAAATTGTCGATTTCTTCCCAACGTTTCTGAACCACACCAAAGGAAAACTAGCCGGAAAACCCTTCGTACTCGAACCGTTTCAGGCGTTCACCATGTACAATGTATTTGGGTGGTTGGATAAAGACGGAAAACGCAGAATATCAACAGTTTACGACAAACGAGCGAAGAAAAACGGTAAATCGGCTGAAATGGCGGGATTATCTCTCTTTTGTATGTCTTTTGATATGGAGATGGAAGCCGAATGTTATGTTGGGGCAACCAAAGAAGATCAGGCAAAAATCTGTTGGCGTCAAGCCGCCCAATTCATACAATCACCTGTTGCAAACCGAGCTTTGCAAAAAATGGGCTTCTTTGTACAGCAAAAAAAGATAGGATTCAAGCGTACAGACTCGTATATGGCTCCATTGGGAGGTGATTCCAGTACTCAGGATGGTATAAACGCTCATTTATCAATCATAGATGAGTACCACGCTCATAAAGATGATTCTGTTAAAGAAAACCTAGAATCATCATCCGTACAGCGAAAACAGCCTCTTTTATGGCATATAACCACAGCAGGAAGCAATAAAGGTTCTGTTTGCAAAAATTACGAAGATTCCGTTATCGAAGTACTTAGTGGCGTAAAAAAAGACGATCACCTATGGATTATGATCCACGATTTAGACGAATCAGATATTAAAGGAAATGATTGGCAAAATAAAGAAAATTGGTATAAAGCCAACCCGTTGTTAGGTCATGGTTTAGATATTGATCAAATGGAGCGTGAATTTATCAAAGCGATAAACCAACCTTCAAAGATACCAAATTTCAAAACCAAACACCTAAACATGTGGGTCGATGGTTTGAGTGCATGGATTCCTGCTGAAATTTGGCAGAAAAATAAAGTTGAATTTGATAATTACAAAGAAGTTGTCAAAGAAAAAGCTCAGAAATTTGGTTCTTATGCCGGATTAGACTTGTCTTCTGTGGCTGATATAACCGCTTTCGATATTTTAACCGAGCCGGATGAAAACGGCGATCAGTTTGTGCTTCCGTTCTTATTTTGTCCTGAAGAAAATATCGATCGTCGTAGTAAAAATGACGGTGTACCATACCGTTATTGGGTAGATGCCGGTTATATGATAGCTACACCCGGAAATCGTGTAGATTACAATTATATAAAAAGATACGTTCGTGATAATTTTGAAAATTATAATATCCAGCGCGTAGAATCGGATCCGTGGAACGCTAGTAGTTTATTGTCGGAATTAATAGAAATGGAAATTCCTGTGTCGGAATTGTCGCAAATAATGAGTAGATTGAACCATCCTACAAAAATGCTCGAAAAACTTATCTACGACGGTAAAATAAAACACGACGGTAATCCGGTTATGGAATGGATGTTGGCGGCCTGTGTGCCAATTGAGGATTCAAAAGGGAATGTAATGATTTCAAAAAAAGAAAGCCATAAAAACAAAAAACGTATCGATGGTATTGCGGCTTTAATAAATGCATTAGCGGGGTCCCTGTCACCAGCTGAAGAAACAAACGAGTCCTATTACAATAATCCCAACAATGTATTCGAATGCTAA
- a CDS encoding P27 family phage terminase small subunit translates to MEISINRGKDTLLVCPKPPMYLTDEAKKFYKHMGNVLAKKDRLKDTYLNALEIYAEAMAQFQFAVSEIKEKNKKEYGSGYRQKFNSGAQNISVELTLKNNAEDTLLKCFKLFGLDPKSEKELKATTDPNQTDLFDAFLNQNHG, encoded by the coding sequence ATGGAGATTTCGATTAATAGAGGTAAAGATACATTATTGGTTTGTCCAAAACCGCCGATGTATTTGACGGATGAAGCAAAAAAGTTTTACAAACACATGGGTAATGTTTTAGCGAAAAAAGATCGCTTGAAAGATACTTATCTAAATGCTTTGGAAATATATGCTGAAGCTATGGCACAATTTCAATTTGCTGTTTCTGAAATAAAAGAAAAAAACAAAAAAGAATACGGTTCTGGTTATCGTCAAAAATTTAATTCAGGAGCACAAAATATTTCTGTAGAGTTGACCTTAAAAAATAATGCCGAAGATACTCTTTTGAAATGCTTTAAGCTTTTTGGTTTAGATCCAAAATCTGAAAAAGAACTAAAAGCAACCACAGATCCAAATCAAACGGATTTATTCGATGCCTTTTTAAATCAAAACCACGGGTAA